Proteins from a genomic interval of Gadus morhua chromosome 19, gadMor3.0, whole genome shotgun sequence:
- the sec16a gene encoding protein transport protein Sec16A isoform X4, producing MQPPPRNGPPGASGPSSAGPNVFRRLRPLKHTSTAPAAMMGPPVAMRGPPAEMMVPPSSNHPMTDPFAFGMQAPAPMAAAAAGPPMVPNSNAPFPQMAPNSLYSQAGPGMHPQPVDHQQAAASGPHSSYQAGVNLFTPQGVAPPTQQHPGQLPPQVTQGYTQPNSEQGYFNSIAQPPPTTHNVSSMASNSMPSQPYFHQDHQGEHAPQAMPFQPVPPTTSSSHWSPDHGSRPPSLQNYFQPTTDPPLQPFNIPHQPQAYPSHPPSPHHNAPTPPTQPEPSQVQAPLPQDPEMVPTSSQWPDPNVPQQHESHFQVQSYFSQGAGTQDTWFNQPSQDPVYHQMGIGMSPTPNRPTSAGPQRSTPTTDPLPGAAPLPYAQESGSVSMFFRGSDVENEETLAGEGKKAVNGMQGSGQLHSHPQLPPLPHVSQAEPPTGDYHGASFSSNPHIPYMNEGLYACPVNIQKPSEPQLDHVENLECVPNQEVLPSKTIGSPSGEVGPGEDHYEAGPNLETPDTIPRPMRSASVSSSYSNVSHGSGTGSRRHQGVMGTFIQQESPRLVEDPNIAVAAGGYFEQIDTSPATDVGAHHSSQEHIYTSQPPTPSPPKPTGVFQASANSSFEPVRSHGVGVRPIEVDRAKMVAEGGGDAVPGNLEQPPDNIENIYGTGHPLTTGPGVPHLVHPVVLSHSRPSSRAFGAHRPCESPATTLWAQNDPSTLGANILLAPAAPPVLAPLREPTNDVIQPPEDGPLDLQPPQRTNATSQQHSENLENPPKVSVGDLSDSQGQLGYASLLVADTLHQPVLIAPPVSNYSVIPPTAQAAAPRQQTSPPMRPPSQGHGASISLPPLLSADQNQSFMALPMINPSTAQSQGPLNLARDQTECERWETTALPLSQAACLPLSRAQSMDGESHSALPINPQLSNYELLDFSMHQSQSQTQASGHPSPLQGSPQASNAPGFYLQVTKDAQQGLRGEGERIPQAPVSNAALHAPEAAPTPEAAPTRAAPNPQQPLAEHPQMPNVQPAAQGPAVSRPPSAHVFTGGSGPATAAAPSAVPPPPAAAASYPGLQGQVPPGAPQPNPAAPPRPPSSVGSQGYGPAQGAPVQGYGGFHAGPYGEYPDGRAPHPPGQYPPPGDPRAQPYYHEDPYRRFDPWYGRYEGQNPAYRDPNTQYREPQPERPSSRSSQYSDRSSSRQGYPEDYQRANRSAYEEYYADYYKKPYDYGYNSGAYDPRYRGYYDQSYWYNYDEAYRGRDPYYNPQLQQQQQQQQQQQQQLQQPPQLPQQQQQPFARPEGYEDQWRYYPGYDASFDDDYRRREESVLDDFDRRSVHSEMSAHSLHSNHTQHSRHSASSVRSQQSQVYRSQPDLTVYDTTAPILSDPYRQYPDQTDGSQSYTQYTYPADYSTESTWIAPEQPPPRPHTPEKFIMPHRCARFGPGGHLVQVLANMPSAGQPALVDIYNMETILQDTNEQAELRSFPGPLVKEETHKGDVIKFSQNKALECVRNKDLLDRDSACLLWDFIMLLCRQNGTVVGTDIADLLLKEHRSVWLPGKSPNEANLIDFNNEPLERAEEEPGAGPLSLLSDTFMTVPENVGKETERFRELLLFGRKKDALEAAMKGGLWGHALLLASKMDNRTHARVMTRFANSLPINDPLQTVYQLMSGRMPASAISCGEEKWGDWRPHLAMVLSNLTHTPDLDTRTITTMGDTLASKGLVDAAHFCYLMAQVGLGVYTKKSTKMVLVGSNHSLTFYQFATNEAIQRTEAYEYAQSLGSQPCSLPNFQVFKLIYACRLAEAGLSAQAFHYCEVISKSVLTQPSYHSSVIISQLIQLSEKLRFYDPQLKEKPEQELFFEPDWLLHLRQLDGQIRMGAIAYNADRATPTQYDCASPSSELEQTLPAEPYNNTMPQEMNGASSDNPLMSSLLPGPPPQAVQLMPPAPTTILQDGMVPQHHPSEVHQFYPVPPGPAAGYLPQVPDSGPSPYEPQQPQPSDMYPPPLQQQPSSSPPHPGHMGSHMPPQMNQQPPHQMNQQPPHQMNQQPPHLMNQHPPPQMHQQPPPQMNQHPPPQMHQQPPPQMNQQPPDQMNQQPPHPMNQQPPHPMNQQPPHQMNQQPPHQMNQQPPHQMNQQPPHQMNQQPPHQMNQQPPHLMNQQPPHLTNQAPYPGAGRRSRTSSQSSMHMASGRRSRTTSESSTHSGGRERSNSSAMQMSSSPPPSIPEQPRMEDPKKAKKHSPKKGGGGGGGGSGGGGWLNWLYRKGKNEAHLPDDKNKSIVWDEKRQKWVDQNEPEEESKPLPPPPPGFKTGPPMLGPGGPGRPPGGGPPVNMFSRKAGTKSRYVDILNPSKTSRPGGMGPAPADIFAPLAPMPTNLFVPGAAPEDQQPMEASEGGAQEQAAPSAGAAPQMFNPTLMPPGGDGLPESGELSRSSSMSSLSREVSQHLNQGQQAPPAGGVTFYNPAQFAQPSAQSGGPRGQGRFGGQRQYPVVK from the exons ATGCAGCCTCCTCCACGGAATGGGCCTCCTGGGGCTTCCGGCCCTTCCTCTGCAGGGCCCAACGTCTTCCGCAGGCTAAGACCCCTCAAGCACACATCCACAGCACCAGCTGCAATGATGGGACCCCCAGTTGCAATGAGGGGACCCCCAGCTGAAATGATGGTACCCCCATCTAGTAACCATCCAATGACAGACCCTTTTGCTTTTGGGATGCAAGCCCCAGCACctatggctgctgctgctgcaggtcctCCTATGGTACCCAATAGCAACGCTCCCTTCCCACAGATGGCTCCCAATAGCCTGTATTCGCAGGCTGGCCCAGGCATGCATCCACAGCCAGTGGATCACCAACAAGCTGCTGCCTCCGGTCCGCACTCATCCTATCAGGCCGGAGTAAACCTTTTCACCCCTCAAGGTGTAGCTCCTCCTACTCAACAGCACCCAGGACAGCTACCGCCGCAAGTCACACAAGGATATACACAACCAAATTCAGAACAGGGCTATTTTAATTCAATAGCACAGCCACCACCGACGACCCATAATGTCTCGTCCATGGCTTCAAACTCAATGCCTAGCCAGCCATATTTCCATCAGGACCACCAGGGGGAGCATGCTCCTCAAGCCATGCCCTTCCAGCCAGTGCCTCCCACAACATCATCCTCTCATTGGTCCCCTGATCATGGGAGTCGCCCTCCGTCATTGCAAAACTATTTCCAGCCAACCACTGACCCCCCATTGCAGCCCTTTAACATCCCTCACCAGCCTCAAGCATACCCTTCCCACCCACCATCCCCTCATCATAACGCCCCCACTCCTCCAACACAGCCCGAGCCTTCCCAAGTGCAGGCACCTCTTCCCCAGGACCCGGAGATGGTTCCTACAAGCTCACAATGGCCAGATCCAAATGTACCTCAGCAGCATGAATCACACTTCCAGGTTCAGAGCTACTTCAGTCAAGGCGCAGGCACACAAGATACCTGGTTTAACCAGCCGTCACAGGATCCAGTCTACCACCAAATGGGCATTGGCATGAGCCCCACCCCAAACCGGCCCACCTCAGCTGGACCTCAACGTAGTACCCCAACTACTGATCCTTTACCAGGAGCGGCCCCACTTCCATATGCACAGGAATCTGGTTCTGTCTCAATGTTTTTCAGAGGAAGTGATGTGGAGAACGAAGAGACACTGGCTGGAGAGGGTAAGAAAGCTGTGAATGGTATGCAGGGATCCGGCCAGCTTCACAGCCATCCACAACTGCCTCCACTGCCCCACGTCAGTCAGGCAGAGCCTCCAACAGGGGATTACCATGGAGCCTCTTTCAGCAGCAATCCACACATACCGTACATGAATGAGGGCCTTTACGCATGCCCAGTGAACATCCAAAAGCCTTCTGAACCTCAGCTTGACCACGTGGAGAATCTTGAGTGTGTACCCAACCAGGAAGTGTTGCCCAGTAAAACCATTGGTAGCCCCTCTGGTGAGGTAGGCCCCGGAGAAGACCATTATGAAGCAGGTCCCAACCTTGAGACGCCAGATACGATTCCACGACCAATGAGATCTGCTAGTGTGTCATCAAGCTACAGTAATGTAAGTCACGGTAGTGGAACTGGGTCCCGCCGACATCAGGGGGTCATGGGCACTTTTATACAGCAAGAAAGCCCTCGCCTCGTTGAGGATCCTAACATCGCTGTGGCTGCTGGGGGATACTTTGAGCAGATTGACACTTCTCCAGCTACTGATGTGGGTGCGCACCATAGCTCCCAGGAGCATATCTATACCAGTCAGCCCCCTACACCCAGCCCCCCCAAACCTACTGGTGTATTCCAGGCCAGTGCAAACAGCTCTTTTGAACCTGTACGCTCGCATGGAGTTGGTGTACGCCCCATTGAAGTTGACAGGGCGAAAATGGTTGCTGAAGGGGGTGGCGATGCTGTACCTGGCAACCTGGAGCAGCCCCCAGATAATATTGAAAACATTTATGGAACCGGTCATCCTCTAACGACTGGACCTGGAGTTCCTCACCTCGTACACCCTGTGGTTCTGTCTCACTCCCGGCCGTCTTCCCGTGCGTTTGGCGCCCACCGGCCCTGTGAAAGCCCTGCCACTACTCTATGGGCTCAAAATGACCCTTCCACCTTAGGAGCAAACATCCTTCTTGCCCCTGCTGCTCCCCCAGTCCTTGCCCCGCTACGGGAACCTACTAACGATGTCATACAGCCCCCTGAAGATGGTCCTTTGGACCTTCAACCCCCCCAGAGAACCAATGCCACTTCACAGCAGCACTCAGAGAATCTAGAGAACCCGCCGAAGGTGAGTGTGGGGGATCTCTCCGACTCCCAAGGTCAACTGGGCTATGCGTCTCTCTTGGTGGCCGACACGCTTCACCAGCCTGTGTTGATTGCTCCTCCGGTGTCCAATTATAGTGTGATTCCTCCCACTGCACAAGCTGCTGCTCCAAGGCAGCAGACCAGTCCACCCATGAGACCCCCCTCACAGGGGCACGGGGCCAGTATCTCCCTACCACCTCTATTATCGGCCGATCAGAACCAATCCTTCATGGCATTACCAATGATCAACCCCTCTACTGCCCAGAGTCAGGGCCCACTTAACCTGGCTCGAGATCAGACAGAATGCGAAAGATGGGAAACCACAGCTTTGCCGTTATCACAGGCCGCATGCCTCCCTCTGTCAAGGGCTCAATCAATGGATGGGGAGAGCCACTCTGCTCTCCCTATAAATCCACAACTTTCAAATTATGAACTGCTTGATTTTTCTATGCACCAATCACAGAGCCAAACGCAGGCCTCAGGCCACCCTTCCCCTCTACAAGGGTCTCCACAGGCTAGTAACGCTCCCGGGTTCTACCTGCAGGTCACCAAAGATGCTCAACAGGGGCTAAGGGGCGAAGGTGAACGCATTCCCCAGGCCCCAGTGTCTAATGCTGCCCTACATGCACCTGAAGCTGCCCCCACACCTGAAGCTGCCCCCACCCGGGCAGCTCCAAACCCCCAGCAGCCGCTCGCAGAGCATCCCCAGATGCCCAACGTCCAACCTGCTGCACAGGGTCCTGCAGTGAGTCGACCTCCTTCAGCCCACGTTTTCACTGGAGGGAGTGGTCCCGCCACAGCTGCTGCTCCTTCTgcggttcctcctcctcctgctgctgctgcttcttacCCTGGGCTCCAGGGACAAGTCCCTCCAGGGGCTCCCCAGCCAAACCCTGCCGCACCCCCACGTCCCCCTTCCTCTGTGGGTAGCCAGGGTTATGGCCCTGCTCAAGGCGCACCGGTCCAGGGGTACGGAGGTTTCCATGCAGGTCCCTATGGAGAATACCCTGATGGCAGAGCGCCCCATCCCCCTGGCCAGTATCCTCCGCCTGGGGATCCAAGAGCACAGCCTTACTACCAT GAGGACCCATACAGAAGGTTTGATCCATGGTATGGAAGATATGAAGGACAGAACCCGGCCTACCGAGATCCCAACACCCAGTACCGAGAGCCTCAGCCCGAGAGGCCCAGCTCCCGGTCCAGTCAGTACTCGGACAGGTCGTCATCCAG GCAAGGCTACCCGGAAGACTACCAGAGAGCCAACCGAAGTGCCTACGAGGAATATTATGCAGACTATTACAAGAAACCGTATGACTATG GCTACAATTCAGGTGCCTACGATCCCAGATACAGAGGCTACTACGACCAGTCCTACTGGTACAACTATGATGAGGCCTACAGAGGGCGAGACCCCTACTACAACCCCCAactacaacaacagcagcagcagcagcaacaacaacaacaacaactgcaacaACCCCCACAactaccacaacaacaacaacagcccttTGCTAG GCCGGAGGGCTACGAGGACCAGTGGCGCTACTACCCGGGCTACGACGCCAGCTTCGATGACGACTACCGCCGGAGAGAGGAATCCGTCTTGGATGACTTTGACCGGCGCAGCGTCCACAGCGAGATGTCAGCCCACAGCCTGCACAGCAACCACACCCAGCACAGCCGACACAGCGCATCCAGTGTCCGGTCGCAGCAG aGTCAGGTGTACCGGAGCCAACCTGACCTGACGGTGTACGACACCACCGCACCCATCCTGAGTGACCCCTACAGACAGTACCCGGACCAGACGGACGGCAGCCAGAGCTACACCCAGTACACCTACCCTGCGGACTACAGCACAGAGTCCACCTGGATCGCACCTGAGCAAC cgcccccccgcccacacaccccAGAGAAGTTCATCATGCCCCACCGCTGTGCCCGCTTTGGGCCCGGGGGGCACCTGGTCCAGGTGCTGGCCAACATGCCCTCGGCTGGGCAGCCGGCCCTGGTGGACATCTACAACATGGAG ACCATTCTCCAGGACACCAATGAGCAGGCAGAGCTACGCTCCTTCCCCGGCCCCCTTGTCAA GGAGGAGACCCACAAGGGAGACGTGATCAAGTTCTCCCAGAACAAGGCCCTGGAGTGCGTGCGGAACAAGGACCTGCTGGACCGTGACTCTGCCTGCCTGCTGTGGGACTTCATCATGCTCCTCTGCCGACAGAACGGG ACGGTGGTGGGGACGGACATCGCCGACCTGCTGCTCAAGGAGCACCGCTCAGTGTGGCTGCCTGGCAAGAGTCCCAACGAGGCCAACCTGATCGACTTCAACAACGAGCCGCTGGagcgggcggaggaggagccgggggcggggcctctgtCCCTCCTGTCGGACACCTTCATGACGGTGCCAGAGAACGTCGGCAAGGAAACGGAGCGCTTCCGGGAGCTGCTGCTGTTTGGCCGCAAGAAG gatGCTCTAGAAGCGGCGATGAAGGGAGGTCTGTGGGGACACGCGCTACTATTGGCCAGTAAGATGGACAACCGGACGCACGCCCGTGTCATGACCAG GTTTGCCAACAGTCTGCCCATCAACGACCCTCTGCAGACCGTCTACCAGCTGATGTCTGGGAGGATGCCCGCCTCCGCCATC TCCTGTGGAGAGGAGAAGTGGGGCGACTGGCGCCCTCATCTGGCCATGGTGCTGTCCAACCTCACCCATACCCCGGACCTGGACACccgcaccatcaccaccatggGGGACACCCTGG CTTCCAAGGGCCTCGTCGATGCTGCTCACTTCTGCTACCTGATGGCCCAGGTGGGACTTGGGGTTTACACCAAGAAGAGCACCAAGATGGTTCTAGTTGGCTCCAACCACAG TTTAACCTTCTACCAGTTTGCGACCAACGAGGCAATCCAGAGGACGGAGGCCTACGAGTACGCCCAGTCCCTGGGCTCCCAGCCCTGCTCCCTGCCCAACTTCCAG GTGTTCAAGTTGATCTACGCCTGCCGCCTGGCTGAAGCAGGCCTCAGCGCACAGGCCTTCCACTACTGTGAGGTGATCTCCAAGAGTGTCCTCACGCAGCCCTCGTATCACTCCTCTGTCATCATCAGTCAGCTGATACAG CTGTCGGAGAAGCTGCGGTTCTACGACCCCCAGTTGAAGGAGAAGCCGGAGCAGGAGCTGTTCTTTGAGCCAGATTGGCTGCTGCACCTCAGACAGCTGGATGGACAGATCAGG ATGGGTGCGATAGCCTACAATGCAGACAGGGCCACACCCACGCAGTACGACTGTGCTTCCCCGAGCTCTGAGCTGGAGCAGACCCTTCCAGCGGAGCCCTACAACAACACCATGCCTCAAGAGATGAACGGAGCCTCCTCAGACAACCCCCTGATGAGCTCCCTGCTGCCCGGGCCGCCGCCCCAGGCCGTGCAGCTGATGCCTCCAG CCCCAACTACCATCCTCCAAGACGGCATGGTTCCACAGCACCACCCATCAGAGGTCCACCAGTTCTACCCCGTGCCCCCCGGCCCGGCCGCAGGCTACCTACCGCAGGTCCCCGACTCCGGCCCCTCTCCCTACGAGCCTCAGCAGCCCCAGCCCTCGGACATgtaccctccacctctccagcaGCAGCCCAGCTCCTCGCCCCCTCACCCGGGACACATGGGCTCTCACATGCCTCCCCAGATGAACCAACAACCTCCCCATCAGATGAACCAACAACCTCCCCATCAGATGAACCAACAACCTCCCCATCTGATGAACCAACATCCTCCCCCCCAGATGCACCAACAACCTCCCCCCCAGATGAACCAACATCCTCCCCCCCAGATGCACCAACAACCTCCCCCCCAGATGAACCAACAACCTCCCGATCAGATGAATCAACAACCTCCCCATCCGATGAACCAACAACCTCCCCATCCGATGAACCAACAACCTCCCCATCAGATGAACCAACAACCTCCCCATCAGATGAACCAACAACCTCCCCATCAGATGAACCAACAACCTCCCCATCAGATGAACCAACAACCTCCCCATCAGATGAACCAACAACCTCCCCATCTGATGAACCAACAACCTCCCCATCTGACGAACCAAGCCCCTTATCCG GGTGCCGGGAGAAGATCGAGAACTTCTTCACAGTCTTCAATGCACATG GCCTCCGGCCGCCGCTCCCGGACCACCTCCGAGTCCTCCACCCACTCCGGGGGGCGGGAGCGCAGCAACTCCTCGGCCATGCAGATGTCTTCGTCGccgcccccctccatccctgagCAGCCCCGCATGGAGGACCCTAAGAAGGCCAAGAAGCACTCCCCCAAGAAG ggtggaggtggcggcggcggcggcagcggtgGGGGCGGCTGGTTGAACTGGCTCTATAGGAAGGGCAAGAATGAGGCTCACTTGCCCGATGACAAGAACAAATCT ATCGTGTGGGACGAGAAGAGGCAGAAGTGGGTGGACCAGAATGAACCAGAAGAGGAG AGTAAACCCCtcccgccacctcctcctggatTCAAGACTGGTCCTCCTATGCTGggccctggagggcccggcAGGCCCCCTGGAGGGGGGCCCCCGGTCAACATGTTCTCCAGGAAAGCAG GCACTAAGAGCCGCTATGTGGACATCCTGAACCCCAGCAAGACATCGCGGCCCGGGGGGATGGGGCCCGCCCCGGCAGACATCTTTGCTCCGCTGGCTCCCATGCCAACCAACCTGTTTGTGCCGGGGGCAG CCCCAGAGGATCAGCAGCCCATGGAGGCCAGTGAAGGAGGCGCCCAGGAGCAGGCTGCTCCCAGTGCAGGTGCTGCACCACAG ATGTTCAACCCAACGCTGATGCCTCCAGGGGGAGATGGCCTGCCTGAGTCTGGGGAG CTGTCACGTTCTAGCTCAATGAGCTCTTTATCACGTGAAGTGAGTCAGCATTTAAACCAG GGACAGCAAGCCCCACCCGCTGGAGGCGTGACCTTTTATAACCCCGCCCAATTTGCACAG CCCAGTGCACAGTCCGGAGGGCCGCGGGGGCAAGGCCGCTTCGGGGGCCAGAGGCAGTACCCAGTGGTGAAATAG